Proteins from a single region of Styela clava chromosome 1, kaStyClav1.hap1.2, whole genome shotgun sequence:
- the LOC120334746 gene encoding uncharacterized protein LOC120334746 isoform X2, which produces MLLSTILPTLNAFISEEHNEKFSESDFSTKIIAKNYKNKSLNRNYRKVKNSTRKPILFKRLINMNRKLKMIKYFGHYEHRIIFLGFLVCVGLYSAKIGASSIGHIDPDFSILKNVLEASQTSDCKKNFNPEAIERSRRIRREIASSEPKSDAPLGMPSCLDQTDPTYYVSKYHRKVCKATVTLVYQVFFERNATESEFKDWFEKCVSREVNEAYLLWKFAEDEEHIEMLKEKKRQKMEKEVEESMKTGAIEENPQNETEPIKNSEEDPLAVPMKMRMPEEEYSEELNDPESEEFKKKSDEYGEALADALKDDVPGLTGVKVLGFSNGSLVVYYELIFEDGVKNVSMLYEGDGTDPPKPGEPFDQEKFAKNVKTKVKGVIKEAISNPEKRDGKSDNPILTKTNVDLDSLDTISDDVVHDLVKLNPDAPIVKVDPITHEDEGNGDGSGSGSETNKDEQPSTNENSEVENPDEGEDKDAEPANTESSTTTTSATTITTTTLDNEAFVTEPKLKNDVTTDSLDDNGENHYDNDDDDEVNNNDVTTISATTTSVTTTVPTSTTPTESDVTNNYEEVTQDDVINDVTRINTVNQTINDTYAQVTTPSINVENSATPESLKNGTTETPEKTESERIAAEEGNPLPGTNINDLSQTVFMKLRVTNMNYTKNLTDRQSEEFKILETKFTQLLRPLLQSMDGFVGMEVVGFSYGSLVVNNELHFKDHAPENVKEDVRKRIEAAEGYFKYAHLAVDTNALDILKPNEANLCEFVQCQLYSDCVVRTSFKTECVCRPGYISVDPRNCVSLCDLEPGYCRNGGKCHIVPGRGAVCRCQVQYNWAYSGERCEDLLPKSVLLVSVSTGVACVMFMLLLAGSFYFFYRRRRNRKADKLAMEAEDKDFMRAAQVMSGHKRSGGPERLQRVNPMFVQEGSPTSDFKQISTSTGHTPSTSTSSLGHRSDGSTSTSSFFVREQLGHNGPIPGDMDTPERRMLNLQVGQYPNHRQTWCREDDDKNKKSKKDKRGERMKTPLRR; this is translated from the exons ATGTTGCTTTCTACTATTCTTCCAACCTTGAATGCTTTTATTAGCGAAGAACACAACGAAAAATTTTCTGAAAGTGATTTTTCAACGAAAATTATTGcgaaaaactacaaaaacaaaagtttGAACAGAAACTACAGAAAAGTAAAAAACTCAACGAGAAAaccaattttattcaaaagacTGATTAACAtgaatagaaaactaaaaatgataaaatatttcggtCATTATGAGCACAGAATCATATTTTTGGGATTTTTAGTTTGCGTTGGATTGTACTCAGCAAAGATTGGAGCATCTTCGATTGGACACATAGATCCGGACTTCAGTATACTAAAAAACGTCCTAGAAGCCAGCCAAACCTCTGATTGCAAGAAAAACTTTAACCCGGAAGCCATTGAAAGGTCACGTCGTATACGAAGAGAAATTGCTTCCTCAG AACCGAAGTCAGACGCTCCACTAGGGATGCCATCATGTCTAGATCAGACGGACCCAACGTATTATGTGTCAAAGTATCACAGAAAAG TCTGCAAAGCAACAGTGACACTCGTCTACCAagtatttttcgaaagaaacgCAACCGAATCCGAGTTCAAAGATTGGTTCGAAAAATGCGTATCGAGGGAAGTGAACGAAGCTTACTTGCTCTGGAAATTCGCTGAAGACGAAGAACATATTGAAATGCTAAAAGAgaaaaaa CGACAGAAAATGGAGAAAGAAGTCGAAGAAAGCATGAAGACTGGGGCGATCGAAGAGAATCCGCAGAATGAAACAGAACCAATTAAG AATTCAGAGGAAGACCCTCTGGCCGTTCCGATGAAAATGCGAATGCCGGAAGAGGAATACTCTGAAGAACTGAACGATCCGGAAAGTGAGGAATTCAAGAAGAAATCGGATGAATATGGCGAAGCG CTTGCAGATGCTTTGAAAGACGATGTACCTGGATTAACAGGAGTGAAAGTCTTGGGATTCTC AAACGGAAGTTTGGTCGTGTACTATGAATTGATCTTTGAAGACGGAGTAAAGAACGTTTCCATGCTGTACGAAGGAGATGGAACAGATCCGCCCAAACCCGGCGAACCTTTTGATCAAGAGAAATTTGCAAAG AATGTCAAAACCAAAGTAAAAGGAGTGATAAAGGAAGCAATATCAAACCCAGAAAAACGAGACGGTAAATCAGACAACCCGATACTGACCAAGACAAACGTTGACCTGGATTCGTTGGACACGATTTCTGACGATGTTGTTCACGACTTAGTCAAACTG AATCCCGATGCGCCGATTGTCAAAGTTGATCCGATAACACACGAagatgaaggcaatggggatgGATCTGGTTCAggttctgaaacaaataaagaCGAACAACCTTCAACAAACGAGAACTCCGAAGTCGAAAACCCCGATGAAGGGGAAGACAAGGATGCG GAGCCAGCCAACACGGAatcttcaacaacaacaacatctGCAACAACCATAACCACAACAACTCTCGATAATGAAGCATTTGTCACAGAACCGAAGCTGAAAAATGATGTAACTACAG ACTCGTTGGATGACAACGGAGAAAATCACTATGACAACGATGATGACGACGAAGTCAATAATAATGACGTCACAACCATTTCTGCAACAACAACTAGCGTTACGACGACCGTTCCTACATCGACCACACCAACTGAAAGTGACGTCACAAATAACTATGAAGAAGTAACTCAAGATGACGTCATTAATGACGTAACCAGGATCAATACAGTCAATCAAACAATCAACGATACATATGCTCAAGTTACAACTCCGTCTATTAATGTTGAAAATTCGGCAACGCCAGAATCGCTGAAAAATGGAACTACTGAAACGCCAGAAAAGACGGAAAGTGAAAGAATAGCAGCGGAAGAAGGAAACCCACTGCCTGGAAC aaatattaatGATCTGAGTCAGACAGTTTTTATGAAATTACGAGTCACGAATATGAACTACACAAAGAATCTGACGGATAGACAAAGCGAAGAGTTTAAGATATTGGAAACGAAATTTACGCAG CTTTTGAGGCCACTTCTTCAATCAATGGATGGATTTGTTGGGATGGAGGTCGTAGGATTCAGTTACGGGTCACTGGTTGTGAACAATGAATTACATTTCAAAGACCACGCCCCTGAAAATGTCAAGGAAGACGTCAGAAAACGAATTGAAGCAGCCGAAGGATATTTCAAATACGCTCATCTGGCGGTGGATACAAATGCATTGGATATTCTGAAAC CTAATGAAGCCAACCTTTGTGAATTCGTCCAATGTCAACTCTACTCAGATTGCGTCGTTCGAACAAGTTTCAAAACTGAATGTGTTTGTAGGCCGGGATATAT ATCCGTTGATCCGCGAAACTGTGTGTCTTTGTGTGACCTCGAACCAGGATATTGCAGAAACGGCGGGAAATGCCACATAGTCCCGGGTAGAGGAGCCGTTTGCAG ATGTCAGGTCCAATATAACTGGGCGTACAGTGGAGAAAGATGCGAAGACTTGTTGCCAAAATCAGTCTTGCTGGTCAGTGTGTCAACTGGAGTAGCTTGTGTAATGTTCATGCTATTGCTGGCTGGTTCGTTCTATTTCTTCTATCGGCGAAGACGAAATAGGAAAGCGGATAAGCTTGCAATGGAGGCCGAAGACAAGGATTTTATGAG GGCTGCTCAAGTAATGTCCGGCCACAAGAGATCGGGAGGACCAGAGAGACTGCAAAGAGTGAATCCTATGTTCGTTCAAGAAGGCAGTCCAACGTCTGATTTCAAAC aAATCTCCACAAGTACGGGTCACACCCCAAGCACATCAACGTCATCGCTCGGTCACAGGTCAGATGGATCAACCTCAACTTCCAGTTTCTTTGTGAGAGAACAG CTTGGACACAATGGGCCGATCCCTGGCGACATGGACACACCAGAGAGACGAATGCTTAACTTACAAGTTGGGCAATACCCAAATCACAGGCAGACATGGTGCCGAGAGGATGACGATAAAAATAAG AAATCGAAGAAAGACAAACGGGGAGAAAGAATGAAGACACCGCTCCGACGTTGA
- the LOC120334756 gene encoding uncharacterized protein LOC120334756, with amino-acid sequence MMTEPNVSSDSSEGDPSPPVARGELPSHSQQPGISDLQQEEHAQQRGAIGRQPIIEDIGPEEAPEPAPPDPGPNEGHAPGTSAREASEPTRKENITVINKHYHFNQQRTLHYNTGPVYKGKFKGEIMGTKMDVKDSKIRSIGAPPPPNRPSSRRLLSALAAPTPRPALGWHGQEERSNSSARGSSRRPLKPVPSDEEEQSNENEDLGAVGGQEESIHSPILRSSPNAEEQPSSYEAESFESSFGAEEGGGPSSTELDPQLQEQLSIFSTKKEGRHRRERDFRRDQPMSATFLGRNRDRMEIGRRREYLPIYDPHAREREPELVGQRSRRYPPQPQEPPPSYFESSRDEPQPSIPTRSVQSLARRFETRESGYTGKQQRSSREPRRLVDEMYSYFRGSRVKSSRVRREACAATAQIVSSALPELRENIDEDESSFSFAEDPSLTIPKTLYDVREFGESRHAVSRARRHGRTMVLSNLDQSFIPTFDSAIQTSLVFKRDRMNQTDKIQMDDTETETDKTDTRDRNLQTDHYNQHMDTQTMPDISVRESSMGLPFINVYVQTDEKRSYDNDTQTNILQQTNTPTQTLVKVYQENEFQTEPLETIDPSQTEMTGSNLEPVIEEGFRTLSQNSQQGGDSALALMGMFEKESKIENAEQIDNENLVLVKIAWKFIWQKIALKICGSHAASKNKITAAFANTLIVLLANDLQSGGIEEQFSRFSSRCDEVIQTGDLFRTAKKYVHAITAYYAAAKLHQFKNSGDQSLRGITTCVRQILIVVQSLANQELNIEIIKDHVIPLMHEIMKFQQSIQCSDRKTKVMAEAKCWYNIGLCYSNCGEYRKFAQMNETAIELLKTEFGDESQTYEVYAWGMNNAGVAHWGMGNKRKAVELFKLALEAYSKMQDWDDEKEKSRNIELTRANLELIESDSNSD; translated from the exons ATGATGACAGAACCAAATGTTTCCTCCGATTCGAGTGAAGGTGACCCTTCACCCCCAGTTGCTCGTGGTGAACTTCCGAGTCATTCCCAACAACCCGGTATTTCGGATTTACAACAAGAAGAACATGCTCAACAAAGAGGGGCGATTGGAAGGCAACCTATTATAGAGGACATTGGACCTGAAGAGGCACCAGAACCTGCTCCTCCAGACCCTGGTCCAAATGAAGGCCATGCCCCAGGTACCTCAGCGCGAGAGGCATCAGAACCTACgagaaaagaaaatattacTGTAATAAATAAACACTACCATTTCAACCAACAAAGAACTTTACATTATAACACCGGCCCTGTTTATAAAGGCAAATTCAAAGGCGAAATAATGGG GACGAAGATGGATGTAAAAGACTCGAAGATAAGATCAATCGGAG CTCCACCTCCACCAAATAGACCGTCGTCACGACGATTGCTCTCAGCACTTGCTGCGCCAACGCCGAGACCAGCCCTGGGATGGCACGGACAAGAAGAACGGTCAAATAGTTCAG CGCGTGGATCATCCCGCCGACCCCTGAAACCGGTTCCCAGCGATGAAGAGGAGCAATCGAATGAAAACGAAGATTTAGGAGCAGTGGGAG gACAAGAAGAATCAATTCACTCTCCGATTCTCCGTTCTTCCCCCAACGCCGAAGAGCAACCATCGTCATATGAGGCTGAAAGCTTTGAATCATCTTTTGGAGCAGAAGAAG GTGGTGGGCCATCATCAACAGAACTTGATCCGCAACTGCAAGAGCAattatcgatattttcaacaaagAAAGAAGGCCGTCATCGAAGAGAAAGAG ATTTTAGGAGAGATCAACCAATGTCTGCGACATTCTTGGGAAGAAATCGAGACAGAATGGAAATAGGAAGAAGGCGAGAGTATTTACCCATATATGATCCGCATGCCCGTGAAAGGGAACCAGAGTTAGTTG GTCAAAGGTCGCGAAGATACCCACCTCAGCCTCAAGAACCCCCACCAAGCTACTTTGAATCATCTCGAGATGAACCGCAGCCTTCAATCCCTACTCGTTCAGTGCAGAGTTTGGCGAGGAGATTCGAAACGAGAGAAT CAGGTTATACTGGAAAACAACAGAGGTCTTCTCGAGAGCCACGTCGATTGGTTGATGAAATGTACTCGTACTTCCGGGGCAGTCGAGTTAAAAGTTCAAGAGTCAGGCGTGAAG CCTGCGCTGCGACTGCGCAGATTGTATCTTCAGCGTTACCTGAATTACGAGAAAACATAGATGAAGACGAGTCGTCATTCTCATTCGCTGAAGACCCATCACTTACAATACCCAAGACGTTAT ATGATGTAAGAGAGTTTGGTGAATCGAGGCATGCCGTATCGCGTGCGAGACGACACGGTAGAACAATGGTGCTCTCAAATCTTG ATCAATCCTTCATACCAACATTCGATTCCGCAATACAAACCAGCCTGGTATTTAAAAGAGACAGAATGAACCAAACAGACAAGATACAAATGGACGACACAGAGACAGAGACGGACAAAACGGATACAAGAGACAGAAATTTACAAACCGACCATTATAATCAACATATGGACACTCAAACAATGCCCGATATTAGTGTACGCGAGTCATCCATGGGATTGCCATTTATTAACGTATACGTGCAGACTGATGAAAAGAGATCTTACGATAACGACACCCAGACAAATATACTACAACAAACCAACACCCCAACACAGACATTGGTAAAAGTTTACCAGGAAAATGAATTCCAAACTGAACCACTAGAAACAATTGACCCCTCCCAAACTGAAATGACAGGTTCAAACTTGGAGCCAGTAATTGAGGAAGGATTCCGAACTCTTTCTCAGAACAGTCAACAAGGAGGCGATTCTGCACTTGCTTTGATGGGCATGTTCGAAAAAG aatcaaaaattgaaaatgctgaaCAGATTGACAACGAAAACTTGGTTCTGGTGAAAATAGCGTGGaaatttatttggcaaaaaatcGCACTGAAGATATGCGGGAGTCATGCAgccagtaaaaataaaattacagcaGCGTTTGCAAATACTCTCATCGTACTATTAGCTAATGACTTGCAAAGCGGCGGCATTGAAGAACAATTCAGTCGGTTTTCATCGCGTTGCGATGAAGTCATCCAAACTGGAGATCTATTTCGAACTGCTAAGAAGTATGTACATGCTATCACAGCATACTACGCCGCTGCTAAACTACATCAATTTAAAAACAGCGGGGATCAATCGTTGCGTGGGATTACTACCTGTGTTCGACAAATATTAATTGTTGTTCAATCCCTTGCAAATCAGGAACTAAATATCGAGATTATCAAAGATCACGTGATACCGCTCATGCATGAAATAATGAAGTTTCAACAATCAATCCAATGTTCGGATCGTAAAACAAAAGTGATGGCAGAGGCTAAGTGCTGGTATAATATCGGTCTTTGCTACAGCAATTGCGGTGAATATAGAAAATTTGCACAAATGAACGAAACTGCAATCGAACTCCTAAAAACTGAATTTGGAGACGAATCGCAAACTTATGAAGTATATGCATGGGGCATGAATAATGCTGGGGTTGCTCATTGGGGTATGGGGAATAAAAGGAAAGCTGTTGAATTATTCAAACTGGCATTGGAAGCCTATTCTAAGATGCAGGACTGGGATgacgaaaaagaaaaaagtcGTAATATCGAACTCACAAGGGCAAATTTAGAACTTATCGAATCAGACTCTAACTCGGATTAA
- the LOC120334746 gene encoding uncharacterized protein LOC120334746 isoform X1 encodes MLLSTILPTLNAFISEEHNEKFSESDFSTKIIAKNYKNKSLNRNYRKVKNSTRKPILFKRLINMNRKLKMIKYFGHYEHRIIFLGFLVCVGLYSAKIGASSIGHIDPDFSILKNVLEASQTSDCKKNFNPEAIERSRRIRREIASSEPKSDAPLGMPSCLDQTDPTYYVSKYHRKVCKATVTLVYQVFFERNATESEFKDWFEKCVSREVNEAYLLWKFAEDEEHIEMLKEKKRQKMEKEVEESMKTGAIEENPQNETEPIKNSEEDPLAVPMKMRMPEEEYSEELNDPESEEFKKKSDEYGEALADALKDDVPGLTGVKVLGFSNGSLVVYYELIFEDGVKNVSMLYEGDGTDPPKPGEPFDQEKFAKNVKTKVKGVIKEAISNPEKRDGKSDNPILTKTNVDLDSLDTISDDVVHDLVKLNPDAPIVKVDPITHEDEGNGDGSGSGSETNKDEQPSTNENSEVENPDEGEDKDAEPANTESSTTTTSATTITTTTLDNEAFVTEPKLKNDVTTDPTDESPNPNSHLDSPEYLDSLDDNGENHYDNDDDDEVNNNDVTTISATTTSVTTTVPTSTTPTESDVTNNYEEVTQDDVINDVTRINTVNQTINDTYAQVTTPSINVENSATPESLKNGTTETPEKTESERIAAEEGNPLPGTNINDLSQTVFMKLRVTNMNYTKNLTDRQSEEFKILETKFTQLLRPLLQSMDGFVGMEVVGFSYGSLVVNNELHFKDHAPENVKEDVRKRIEAAEGYFKYAHLAVDTNALDILKPNEANLCEFVQCQLYSDCVVRTSFKTECVCRPGYISVDPRNCVSLCDLEPGYCRNGGKCHIVPGRGAVCRCQVQYNWAYSGERCEDLLPKSVLLVSVSTGVACVMFMLLLAGSFYFFYRRRRNRKADKLAMEAEDKDFMRAAQVMSGHKRSGGPERLQRVNPMFVQEGSPTSDFKQISTSTGHTPSTSTSSLGHRSDGSTSTSSFFVREQLGHNGPIPGDMDTPERRMLNLQVGQYPNHRQTWCREDDDKNKKSKKDKRGERMKTPLRR; translated from the exons ATGTTGCTTTCTACTATTCTTCCAACCTTGAATGCTTTTATTAGCGAAGAACACAACGAAAAATTTTCTGAAAGTGATTTTTCAACGAAAATTATTGcgaaaaactacaaaaacaaaagtttGAACAGAAACTACAGAAAAGTAAAAAACTCAACGAGAAAaccaattttattcaaaagacTGATTAACAtgaatagaaaactaaaaatgataaaatatttcggtCATTATGAGCACAGAATCATATTTTTGGGATTTTTAGTTTGCGTTGGATTGTACTCAGCAAAGATTGGAGCATCTTCGATTGGACACATAGATCCGGACTTCAGTATACTAAAAAACGTCCTAGAAGCCAGCCAAACCTCTGATTGCAAGAAAAACTTTAACCCGGAAGCCATTGAAAGGTCACGTCGTATACGAAGAGAAATTGCTTCCTCAG AACCGAAGTCAGACGCTCCACTAGGGATGCCATCATGTCTAGATCAGACGGACCCAACGTATTATGTGTCAAAGTATCACAGAAAAG TCTGCAAAGCAACAGTGACACTCGTCTACCAagtatttttcgaaagaaacgCAACCGAATCCGAGTTCAAAGATTGGTTCGAAAAATGCGTATCGAGGGAAGTGAACGAAGCTTACTTGCTCTGGAAATTCGCTGAAGACGAAGAACATATTGAAATGCTAAAAGAgaaaaaa CGACAGAAAATGGAGAAAGAAGTCGAAGAAAGCATGAAGACTGGGGCGATCGAAGAGAATCCGCAGAATGAAACAGAACCAATTAAG AATTCAGAGGAAGACCCTCTGGCCGTTCCGATGAAAATGCGAATGCCGGAAGAGGAATACTCTGAAGAACTGAACGATCCGGAAAGTGAGGAATTCAAGAAGAAATCGGATGAATATGGCGAAGCG CTTGCAGATGCTTTGAAAGACGATGTACCTGGATTAACAGGAGTGAAAGTCTTGGGATTCTC AAACGGAAGTTTGGTCGTGTACTATGAATTGATCTTTGAAGACGGAGTAAAGAACGTTTCCATGCTGTACGAAGGAGATGGAACAGATCCGCCCAAACCCGGCGAACCTTTTGATCAAGAGAAATTTGCAAAG AATGTCAAAACCAAAGTAAAAGGAGTGATAAAGGAAGCAATATCAAACCCAGAAAAACGAGACGGTAAATCAGACAACCCGATACTGACCAAGACAAACGTTGACCTGGATTCGTTGGACACGATTTCTGACGATGTTGTTCACGACTTAGTCAAACTG AATCCCGATGCGCCGATTGTCAAAGTTGATCCGATAACACACGAagatgaaggcaatggggatgGATCTGGTTCAggttctgaaacaaataaagaCGAACAACCTTCAACAAACGAGAACTCCGAAGTCGAAAACCCCGATGAAGGGGAAGACAAGGATGCG GAGCCAGCCAACACGGAatcttcaacaacaacaacatctGCAACAACCATAACCACAACAACTCTCGATAATGAAGCATTTGTCACAGAACCGAAGCTGAAAAATGATGTAACTACAG ATCCAACCGATGAATCTCCAAATCCTAATTCTCATCTTGACTCCCCTGAATATCTAGACTCGTTGGATGACAACGGAGAAAATCACTATGACAACGATGATGACGACGAAGTCAATAATAATGACGTCACAACCATTTCTGCAACAACAACTAGCGTTACGACGACCGTTCCTACATCGACCACACCAACTGAAAGTGACGTCACAAATAACTATGAAGAAGTAACTCAAGATGACGTCATTAATGACGTAACCAGGATCAATACAGTCAATCAAACAATCAACGATACATATGCTCAAGTTACAACTCCGTCTATTAATGTTGAAAATTCGGCAACGCCAGAATCGCTGAAAAATGGAACTACTGAAACGCCAGAAAAGACGGAAAGTGAAAGAATAGCAGCGGAAGAAGGAAACCCACTGCCTGGAAC aaatattaatGATCTGAGTCAGACAGTTTTTATGAAATTACGAGTCACGAATATGAACTACACAAAGAATCTGACGGATAGACAAAGCGAAGAGTTTAAGATATTGGAAACGAAATTTACGCAG CTTTTGAGGCCACTTCTTCAATCAATGGATGGATTTGTTGGGATGGAGGTCGTAGGATTCAGTTACGGGTCACTGGTTGTGAACAATGAATTACATTTCAAAGACCACGCCCCTGAAAATGTCAAGGAAGACGTCAGAAAACGAATTGAAGCAGCCGAAGGATATTTCAAATACGCTCATCTGGCGGTGGATACAAATGCATTGGATATTCTGAAAC CTAATGAAGCCAACCTTTGTGAATTCGTCCAATGTCAACTCTACTCAGATTGCGTCGTTCGAACAAGTTTCAAAACTGAATGTGTTTGTAGGCCGGGATATAT ATCCGTTGATCCGCGAAACTGTGTGTCTTTGTGTGACCTCGAACCAGGATATTGCAGAAACGGCGGGAAATGCCACATAGTCCCGGGTAGAGGAGCCGTTTGCAG ATGTCAGGTCCAATATAACTGGGCGTACAGTGGAGAAAGATGCGAAGACTTGTTGCCAAAATCAGTCTTGCTGGTCAGTGTGTCAACTGGAGTAGCTTGTGTAATGTTCATGCTATTGCTGGCTGGTTCGTTCTATTTCTTCTATCGGCGAAGACGAAATAGGAAAGCGGATAAGCTTGCAATGGAGGCCGAAGACAAGGATTTTATGAG GGCTGCTCAAGTAATGTCCGGCCACAAGAGATCGGGAGGACCAGAGAGACTGCAAAGAGTGAATCCTATGTTCGTTCAAGAAGGCAGTCCAACGTCTGATTTCAAAC aAATCTCCACAAGTACGGGTCACACCCCAAGCACATCAACGTCATCGCTCGGTCACAGGTCAGATGGATCAACCTCAACTTCCAGTTTCTTTGTGAGAGAACAG CTTGGACACAATGGGCCGATCCCTGGCGACATGGACACACCAGAGAGACGAATGCTTAACTTACAAGTTGGGCAATACCCAAATCACAGGCAGACATGGTGCCGAGAGGATGACGATAAAAATAAG AAATCGAAGAAAGACAAACGGGGAGAAAGAATGAAGACACCGCTCCGACGTTGA